One Novosphingobium sp. G106 DNA segment encodes these proteins:
- a CDS encoding helix-turn-helix domain-containing protein, with protein MLMLSLGERLRAWRKANRLTAEQVAALLGVSRVTIWHWERTERKANKPYREHIETLIARPFGMDQALDAQAEERDQVNSLRLHQEIRVSKERIAFLAGVNPADVEINISY; from the coding sequence ATGTTAATGCTTTCGTTAGGAGAACGCCTCCGGGCGTGGCGGAAAGCCAATCGCCTGACCGCTGAGCAAGTGGCAGCTTTGCTCGGCGTGAGCAGAGTAACGATCTGGCATTGGGAACGGACCGAGCGCAAAGCGAACAAACCTTATCGTGAACATATCGAGACGTTGATCGCGCGGCCGTTCGGAATGGATCAGGCGCTCGACGCGCAGGCTGAAGAACGGGACCAGGTAAACTCACTCCGGCTTCACCAAGAAATTCGTGTTTCGAAGGAGCGCATCGCATTTCTCGCTGGAGTCAATCCAGCCGATGTGGAGATCAACATTTCGTACTAG
- a CDS encoding L,D-transpeptidase family protein, which yields MRAALIALPLCLSLVACNIDPSGGASREAEKKNAPSASLPARAVDPLAAHDPASGGALEPTLADDKPRPLMQLQVVLDRLGFTPGVVDGKEGQSTRNAIAGFQEARSLPISGELDDATRQALAGWNNIPATRLVTIPADFAAGPFVTLPHDPAAQAKLPALGYQSLDEKLAERFHTTPETLRMLNPAPASPGTSGAADTNAAVSTFHSGQQIRLPNVGADRIDDGMVPDAPWRDTLASLGVGTAQPQAAKIVVSKSEGTLKAYDAAGKLVGMYTATMGSQHDPLPIGKWKVVGVARNPDFAYDPALFWDGSDNAAKQKLPPGPNGPVGVAWIDIDKKHYGIHGTPEPSTIGQAESHGCVRLTNWDVARLAQMVKPGTQVLFET from the coding sequence ATGCGCGCTGCACTCATTGCCCTGCCGCTTTGTCTGTCGCTCGTGGCCTGCAACATCGATCCGAGCGGCGGAGCCTCCCGGGAGGCCGAGAAGAAAAACGCACCATCGGCCTCCCTTCCCGCGCGTGCGGTAGATCCGCTTGCAGCGCATGACCCCGCGTCAGGCGGTGCGCTGGAGCCCACGCTCGCCGACGACAAGCCGCGCCCTTTGATGCAATTGCAGGTCGTGCTGGACCGGCTCGGATTCACGCCGGGCGTCGTCGATGGGAAGGAAGGCCAATCGACGCGCAATGCCATCGCAGGTTTCCAGGAAGCGCGGTCGCTACCGATTTCCGGCGAGCTGGACGATGCTACCCGCCAGGCTTTGGCCGGCTGGAACAACATTCCAGCCACGCGCCTGGTTACGATTCCGGCAGATTTCGCGGCAGGACCTTTCGTAACGCTTCCACACGATCCCGCAGCGCAGGCCAAGCTGCCCGCGCTCGGCTATCAGTCGCTCGATGAGAAGCTCGCCGAGCGCTTCCACACGACACCCGAAACGCTGCGTATGCTCAATCCCGCGCCGGCTAGCCCCGGAACATCGGGCGCTGCTGATACGAACGCAGCGGTATCGACGTTCCATTCTGGCCAACAGATCCGGTTGCCCAACGTTGGCGCTGACCGGATCGACGATGGCATGGTCCCAGACGCGCCTTGGCGCGACACTCTAGCTTCTCTTGGCGTCGGAACGGCTCAGCCACAGGCCGCGAAGATTGTCGTAAGCAAGTCTGAAGGTACGCTTAAGGCCTACGACGCTGCCGGCAAGCTGGTCGGGATGTACACAGCGACGATGGGCTCGCAGCACGACCCCCTGCCGATTGGTAAGTGGAAAGTCGTGGGCGTCGCGCGCAACCCGGATTTCGCATACGATCCGGCGCTGTTCTGGGACGGCTCCGACAATGCGGCCAAGCAGAAGCTTCCGCCCGGACCCAACGGTCCGGTGGGAGTCGCCTGGATCGACATCGACAAGAAGCACTACGGCATCCACGGCACGCCCGAACCCTCGACGATCGGGCAGGCCGAAAGCCATGGCTGCGTGCGGCTTACCAACTGGGATGTCGCGAGGCTGGCCCAGATGGTGAAGCCGGGTACCCAGGTCCTGTTCGAGACCTAG
- a CDS encoding M23 family metallopeptidase has product MLKAAPGHRATDPAQEAEAGLIIPVAGVRPADLVDTFAQARADGGRQHDAIDILAPRGTPVIAAASGTVEKLFLSKDGGNTVYIRSPDGRTLFYYAHLENYAPDLTEGSRIAQGAPIGTVGSTGNADPTAPHLHFAIWSTAPERKWWEEALALNPYPLLARPPKKISAAPPRINVIARASHPVRVSP; this is encoded by the coding sequence ATGCTCAAGGCCGCTCCGGGCCATCGCGCAACTGATCCCGCGCAGGAGGCAGAGGCAGGTCTGATCATTCCTGTGGCGGGAGTGCGGCCAGCAGATCTGGTCGACACATTCGCTCAGGCCCGGGCGGACGGAGGAAGACAACACGACGCGATCGATATCCTGGCGCCGCGTGGAACTCCCGTGATCGCGGCAGCGTCTGGCACGGTCGAGAAGCTGTTTCTTTCGAAAGACGGCGGAAACACGGTCTACATACGATCGCCCGATGGCCGTACGCTCTTCTATTACGCCCATCTCGAAAACTATGCGCCAGACCTAACCGAAGGATCCAGGATTGCCCAAGGTGCGCCGATCGGCACGGTGGGTTCCACCGGGAACGCGGATCCCACAGCACCTCATCTGCACTTTGCGATCTGGTCAACCGCGCCGGAACGCAAATGGTGGGAAGAGGCGCTAGCGCTTAATCCCTATCCCTTGCTTGCCCGGCCGCCGAAAAAAATCAGCGCCGCGCCCCCGCGGATCAACGTTATTGCGCGGGCGTCACACCCGGTGCGGGTGTCGCCGTGA
- a CDS encoding response regulator, with protein MLVDDDERNLLALSHVLQDTAEVVTAASGKDALRLLLTQDFAVILLDVFMPGMDGYEVASLIRERQQTARIPIIFLSAVNKETEHLMRGYAMGAVDYVFKPVDPIVLRSKVGVFVDLYEMRLQIEEKSRDEQELRDAHYRAQLEKLQIQRELDESRIRQAAIISSLPIILYLEPENCTPRVPQFVGGNFDAVTGFPFAEVEANPTLWADRLHPEDSERALLALEERKLTGAMSIEYRWQCAKGEYKHFLDQAVLLPGGEGRQPEYAGTLIDVSERKQLEAKLLQAGKLDAIGQLTGGIAHDFNNLLATILGGINILQRRMTFPEKEQSVLDHMRHASENGAALVRRMMAFARKQDLHPTCVAPASLRQSVLGLVEHTLGGTIDIEWDHADTSLNLFVDESQLELALVNLIINARDAMPDGGRIIIRFDELEPTELASQGLSGKSYVRVLLEDEGEGIPGDLIDRIVEPFFTTKEIGKGTGLGLSMVAGFAQQSGGKLAIRSEVGKGTAIELILPADAKPAAMRETGNVIPMGKMARRSILLVDDDDAVREILGGQLEELNLDVVSAASGLRALELLAEPGRCIDVLLTDFAMPGINGSETILRARALRPSLQTILMTGYADDRLVPHNDSDIPVIRKPIDLLVLQQALQDPAANLRREV; from the coding sequence TTGCTCGTCGACGATGACGAGCGAAACCTGCTCGCGCTTTCGCATGTTCTGCAGGACACGGCGGAAGTGGTGACCGCCGCGTCCGGCAAGGATGCGTTGCGCCTGCTCCTGACGCAGGATTTCGCGGTAATCCTGCTCGATGTCTTCATGCCCGGGATGGACGGCTACGAGGTGGCCAGCCTCATCCGGGAGCGTCAGCAGACCGCGCGCATTCCCATCATATTTCTGTCCGCGGTCAACAAGGAGACCGAGCACCTCATGCGCGGCTACGCCATGGGCGCGGTCGACTATGTGTTCAAGCCGGTGGATCCCATCGTCCTGCGATCGAAGGTCGGCGTCTTCGTCGACCTTTATGAGATGCGTCTCCAGATCGAGGAGAAGAGCCGCGATGAGCAGGAACTGCGGGACGCCCACTACCGGGCGCAGCTCGAAAAGCTGCAAATCCAGCGCGAACTCGACGAGAGTCGCATTCGTCAGGCGGCAATTATCAGCTCCCTGCCGATCATCCTTTACCTCGAGCCCGAAAACTGCACTCCGCGTGTGCCGCAATTCGTTGGAGGCAATTTCGACGCCGTAACAGGCTTTCCCTTCGCCGAAGTGGAGGCAAATCCAACTCTCTGGGCCGACCGGCTCCATCCCGAAGACAGCGAACGCGCACTGCTTGCTCTCGAAGAGAGGAAGCTGACGGGGGCGATGTCGATCGAGTATCGCTGGCAGTGCGCCAAGGGTGAATACAAGCACTTCCTCGACCAGGCGGTTCTCTTACCTGGCGGAGAGGGCCGGCAGCCGGAATATGCAGGAACGCTGATCGACGTCAGCGAACGCAAGCAGCTGGAAGCGAAGCTGCTTCAGGCCGGCAAGCTCGACGCGATCGGGCAACTCACCGGCGGGATCGCGCATGATTTCAACAATCTTCTCGCCACGATTTTGGGCGGCATCAACATCCTCCAGCGGCGAATGACCTTTCCCGAGAAAGAACAATCCGTTCTCGACCATATGCGCCACGCCTCCGAGAATGGTGCGGCTCTGGTGCGCCGGATGATGGCATTTGCTCGCAAACAGGATCTCCACCCTACCTGCGTCGCGCCTGCCAGCCTGCGCCAGTCGGTATTGGGTCTCGTCGAGCACACCCTGGGCGGAACGATCGACATCGAATGGGATCATGCTGACACGTCGCTCAACCTGTTCGTGGACGAGTCGCAGCTCGAGCTGGCTCTGGTCAACCTCATCATCAATGCGCGTGACGCGATGCCGGACGGCGGCAGGATCATTATTCGCTTCGACGAATTGGAGCCAACCGAATTGGCCAGCCAGGGGCTCTCTGGGAAATCCTATGTCCGAGTCCTTTTAGAAGACGAGGGCGAAGGCATCCCCGGGGATCTGATCGATCGCATAGTCGAGCCGTTTTTTACGACCAAGGAGATAGGAAAGGGCACCGGTCTTGGCCTCTCAATGGTCGCTGGCTTTGCACAGCAATCTGGCGGCAAACTCGCCATCCGCAGCGAGGTCGGCAAGGGAACAGCAATCGAATTGATCTTGCCTGCCGATGCCAAGCCGGCGGCCATGCGCGAGACAGGGAACGTTATTCCGATGGGAAAAATGGCGCGCCGGTCCATTTTGCTCGTAGACGACGATGATGCGGTAAGGGAAATCCTCGGTGGGCAACTCGAAGAGCTGAACCTCGATGTTGTCTCCGCTGCGAGCGGGCTGCGCGCGCTCGAGCTTCTCGCGGAGCCTGGTCGCTGCATTGATGTTCTTCTGACCGATTTTGCTATGCCGGGCATCAATGGGTCTGAAACGATCCTGCGCGCACGGGCGCTCAGGCCATCGCTGCAAACTATCCTGATGACCGGGTACGCAGACGACCGGCTGGTCCCGCACAATGACAGCGACATTCCCGTCATACGAAAACCTATCGATCTCTTAGTGCTGCAACAAGCGCTTCAGGACCCGGCTGCCAACCTCCGTCGCGAAGTCTAG
- a CDS encoding low affinity iron permease family protein: protein MDRMFTTIASRCAHAMGQPAAFIFSTLLVVLWAAAGPVFHYSDTWQLVVNTATTVLTFLAVFLIQNSQNRDGAAIQAKLDEILRSLDKARDQFVGIEHLTDAQICEIRDALETDIKNANANGASADASVEQLLDRH, encoded by the coding sequence ATGGATCGAATGTTTACGACTATCGCCAGCAGATGCGCGCACGCCATGGGGCAACCTGCGGCTTTCATCTTCTCTACTTTGCTGGTCGTCTTGTGGGCAGCGGCGGGTCCGGTCTTTCATTATTCAGACACTTGGCAATTGGTCGTGAACACGGCAACGACGGTCCTTACATTCTTGGCGGTATTTCTCATTCAAAACAGCCAGAACCGCGATGGCGCCGCAATCCAGGCGAAGCTCGACGAGATCCTTCGTTCTCTCGACAAAGCTCGCGATCAGTTTGTGGGAATCGAGCATCTGACCGACGCGCAGATTTGCGAGATCAGGGATGCCCTGGAGACGGACATCAAGAACGCCAATGCAAACGGAGCCTCAGCGGACGCATCGGTCGAGCAATTGCTCGACCGCCACTGA
- a CDS encoding lmo0937 family membrane protein — translation MLWTIAVILLILWALGFVAFHVGGGLTHLLLVIAVVVIVYQLVTGRRGV, via the coding sequence ATGCTTTGGACGATTGCAGTCATCCTCCTCATTCTATGGGCGCTGGGATTTGTGGCATTCCATGTGGGAGGCGGCCTGACCCATCTTCTCCTGGTGATAGCCGTGGTCGTGATCGTTTATCAGCTTGTGACCGGGCGGCGGGGCGTCTGA
- a CDS encoding HAMP domain-containing protein, whose protein sequence is MNQITAPGEFGLERRQLIAALRKLRAGDFSVRLPEDDPNCDSEIASLFNEVVGLNQDITEEFERLSRVVGKEGKIGHRAKVRSATGGWDAKLRAINELIDDMMQPTTEVARVIGAVAKGDLSQAMVVEIDGRPLRGEFLRIGKVVNTMVEQLASFASEVTRVAREVGTEGKLGGQAQVKGVAGTWKDLTDNVNSMAANLTGQVRNIAEVTTAVARGDLSKKITVDVKGEILELKNTINTMVDQLNGFASEVTRVAREVGTEGKLGGQAQVPGVAGTWADLTENVNSMAANLTGQVRNIAEVTTAVARGDLSKKITVDVKGEILALKNTINTMVDQLNGFASEVTRVAREVGTEGKLGGQAQVPGVGGTWADLTENVNLMAANLTGQVRNIAEVTTAVASGDLSKKITVDVKGEILELKNTINTMVDQLNSFASEVTRVAREVGTEGKLGGQAQVPGVAGTWKGLTDNVNLMADNLTGQVRNIAEVTTAVARGDLSKKITVEVRGEILELKNTINTMVDQLNSFASEVTRVAREVGTEGRLGGQAQVEGVGGTWKDLTDNVNAMARNLTGQVRNIAEVTTAVARGDLSKKITVDVKGEILELKNTINTMVDQLNSFASEVTRVAREVGTEGRLGGQAQVEGVGGTWKDLTDNVNAMADNLTGQVRNIAEVTTAVASGDLSKKITVDVKGEILELKNTINTMVDQLNSFASEVTRVAREVGTEGKLGGQAQVRGVGGTWKDLTDNVNLMADNLTSQVRNIADVTTAVARGDLSKKITVDVKGEILELKNTINTMVDQLNSFASEVTRVAREVGTEGKLGGQAQVRGVGGTWKDLTDNVNLMATNLTNQVRGIADVVTAVAQGNLKRKLTFDAKGEIAALAETINGMIETLSTFGDQVTNMAREVGVEGRLGGQARVPGAAGLWRDLTDNVNQLAANLTNQVRSIAEVATAVTKGDLTRSISVEASGEMASLKDNINEMIRNLKDQTLKNAEQDWLKTNLARFSRMLQGERDLTTISNLIMSELAPLVNAQYGVFYVANENGANDAGGPTLDLVASYGAENRKELKERFELREGLIGQAAADKRPMRLDRVPGDFIRIGSGLGAAAPANINILPALFEDEVKAVIELASFEEFNETHHSFLSQLMETVGIVLNTIAATMRTEELLKESQLLTQELQARQTELTRKQEELHATNEELQEKAQLLENEKRQVEAKNFEIDMARRAIEEKAEQLSLTSKYKSEFLANMSHELRTPLNSLLILSKLLADNQQGNLNEKQTEFARTIHGAGTDLLNLINDILDLSKIESGTVSIDLGDMPMAALKQHMERTFRQMATEKQLAFKVDFADDLPTAIRTDEKRLQQVVLNLLSNAFKFTAHGGVTLVVRTATHGWSEAHPVLRDAEMAIEIAVSDTGIGIPEDKQKLIFEAFQQADGTTSRKYGGTGLGLSISREIARLLGGELKVHSEPNQGSTFTLYVPLQSVGLPVAMPIVQISDTAEASTGSYVISDDRDELDGDPFVLIVEDDPTFAGVLLEIAHSAGLKGVISTAGSGTLTMVRKLKPSAVTLDLGLSDIDGFVLLDLLRHEPDVAHIPVHVISGAEQAAHALNIGATGVTEKPADQAKLLALFQSIMEAARLGTKTARPATRKASSKNRRNVVRELAGSRILIVDDDIRNIYSLTSVLEAHNVEVLHAERGAAGIQILETRRDIDIALIDIMMPEMDGYETMRKIRSMPSIAETPLVAVTAKAMKGDRQKCLDAGASDYIAKPVDIDLLLALLRVWIGRARSTKDMIVATVIEAA, encoded by the coding sequence ATGAACCAGATCACCGCGCCAGGCGAATTTGGCCTTGAACGCCGGCAGTTAATCGCTGCCCTGCGAAAATTGCGCGCCGGCGACTTCTCCGTCCGCTTGCCCGAGGACGATCCGAACTGCGATAGCGAGATCGCGTCGCTCTTCAACGAGGTCGTTGGCCTCAACCAGGATATCACAGAAGAATTCGAGCGTCTCTCGCGCGTGGTCGGCAAGGAAGGCAAGATAGGCCATCGCGCCAAAGTGCGCAGCGCCACGGGCGGCTGGGATGCCAAACTGCGCGCAATCAACGAACTCATCGACGACATGATGCAGCCGACGACGGAAGTCGCGCGCGTCATCGGCGCGGTCGCCAAGGGCGACTTGTCACAAGCCATGGTCGTGGAAATCGATGGCCGGCCGCTGCGCGGCGAATTCCTGCGCATCGGCAAGGTCGTCAATACGATGGTGGAGCAGCTCGCAAGTTTTGCGTCCGAAGTCACCCGCGTCGCCCGTGAGGTGGGCACCGAAGGAAAGCTGGGCGGTCAGGCTCAGGTGAAAGGCGTTGCCGGCACCTGGAAGGATCTCACCGACAACGTGAACTCGATGGCGGCGAACCTCACCGGCCAGGTCCGAAATATCGCCGAAGTGACGACGGCCGTTGCGCGCGGTGACCTGTCGAAGAAGATCACCGTCGACGTGAAGGGCGAGATTCTCGAACTCAAGAATACCATCAACACCATGGTCGATCAGCTCAACGGCTTCGCTTCCGAAGTGACGCGTGTTGCACGCGAGGTCGGGACCGAGGGCAAGCTCGGCGGCCAGGCGCAGGTTCCTGGCGTTGCCGGCACCTGGGCGGATCTTACCGAAAACGTGAACTCGATGGCGGCGAACCTCACCGGGCAGGTTCGCAACATTGCCGAAGTGACGACGGCCGTTGCCCGCGGTGATCTCTCCAAAAAGATCACCGTCGACGTGAAGGGCGAAATCCTCGCGCTCAAGAACACGATCAACACGATGGTCGATCAGCTCAACGGCTTTGCATCCGAAGTGACGCGCGTGGCGCGCGAGGTCGGCACCGAGGGCAAGCTCGGCGGCCAGGCGCAGGTGCCGGGCGTCGGCGGCACCTGGGCGGACCTCACCGAGAACGTCAATCTGATGGCGGCCAACCTCACCGGCCAGGTGCGCAATATCGCCGAAGTGACGACAGCGGTGGCCTCGGGCGACTTGTCGAAGAAGATCACGGTCGACGTGAAGGGCGAGATTCTCGAGCTCAAGAACACGATCAATACGATGGTCGACCAGCTCAATTCCTTCGCATCCGAGGTGACGCGCGTCGCCCGCGAAGTGGGTACCGAGGGCAAATTGGGCGGCCAGGCGCAGGTGCCGGGCGTCGCGGGAACCTGGAAGGGACTGACCGATAACGTCAATCTTATGGCCGATAATCTCACCGGCCAGGTCCGCAACATTGCCGAGGTGACAACCGCGGTTGCGCGCGGCGATCTGTCGAAAAAGATCACCGTCGAAGTGCGGGGGGAAATCCTAGAGCTGAAGAACACGATCAACACGATGGTCGATCAGCTCAATTCCTTCGCCTCGGAAGTTACGCGCGTGGCGCGTGAGGTCGGCACCGAAGGGCGTCTTGGCGGCCAGGCCCAGGTCGAAGGTGTCGGCGGCACCTGGAAGGACTTGACCGACAATGTGAACGCCATGGCGCGCAACCTGACGGGTCAGGTCCGTAACATCGCCGAGGTGACCACTGCGGTCGCGCGCGGCGACTTGTCGAAGAAAATCACGGTCGACGTGAAAGGCGAGATTCTGGAGCTGAAGAATACGATCAACACGATGGTCGATCAGCTGAATTCTTTCGCCTCCGAAGTGACGCGCGTCGCGCGCGAGGTCGGCACCGAGGGCCGCCTTGGCGGCCAGGCGCAGGTCGAGGGCGTGGGCGGCACATGGAAGGATCTCACCGACAATGTGAACGCCATGGCTGACAACCTCACCGGCCAGGTCCGAAACATCGCCGAAGTTACCACAGCCGTGGCCTCGGGAGACCTGTCGAAGAAGATAACGGTCGACGTGAAGGGCGAAATTCTCGAGCTGAAGAACACCATCAACACCATGGTTGACCAGCTCAACTCCTTCGCGTCGGAGGTGACGCGCGTCGCGCGCGAGGTCGGCACCGAGGGCAAGCTGGGCGGGCAGGCCCAGGTCCGCGGCGTCGGCGGCACCTGGAAGGACCTCACCGACAACGTCAACCTGATGGCCGACAACCTCACCAGCCAGGTCCGCAACATCGCCGATGTTACTACGGCCGTGGCGCGCGGCGACCTCTCCAAGAAGATCACCGTCGACGTGAAGGGCGAGATTCTCGAGCTGAAGAACACGATCAACACGATGGTCGACCAGCTGAATTCCTTCGCCTCCGAAGTGACGCGCGTCGCGCGCGAGGTGGGCACCGAAGGTAAGCTTGGCGGGCAAGCGCAAGTGCGCGGCGTCGGCGGCACCTGGAAGGACCTGACCGACAACGTCAATCTGATGGCGACCAACCTCACCAACCAGGTGCGCGGCATTGCGGATGTCGTGACCGCGGTGGCGCAGGGGAACCTCAAGCGCAAGCTGACCTTCGATGCGAAGGGCGAGATCGCGGCGCTTGCCGAGACGATCAATGGCATGATCGAGACGCTGTCCACCTTTGGCGACCAGGTGACCAACATGGCGCGCGAAGTGGGTGTCGAAGGCCGGCTCGGCGGTCAGGCGCGCGTGCCCGGGGCCGCCGGCCTGTGGCGCGACCTCACGGACAACGTGAATCAGCTCGCGGCGAACCTGACCAATCAAGTCCGGTCGATCGCCGAAGTGGCGACCGCGGTGACGAAAGGAGACCTGACGCGTTCGATCTCGGTCGAGGCGTCGGGCGAAATGGCGTCACTGAAGGACAACATCAATGAGATGATCCGCAATCTGAAGGATCAGACCCTCAAGAACGCGGAACAGGACTGGCTGAAGACCAATCTCGCCCGCTTCAGCCGTATGCTGCAAGGTGAGCGCGACCTCACCACGATCTCAAACCTCATCATGAGCGAACTCGCGCCGCTGGTGAACGCGCAATACGGCGTGTTCTATGTGGCGAACGAGAACGGCGCCAACGACGCTGGGGGGCCGACGCTCGACCTCGTCGCGAGTTACGGCGCGGAGAACCGCAAGGAGCTCAAGGAACGCTTCGAACTGCGCGAGGGACTAATAGGGCAGGCCGCCGCCGACAAACGGCCGATGCGGCTCGACCGGGTTCCCGGCGACTTCATCCGGATTGGTTCGGGCCTCGGCGCGGCCGCTCCCGCCAATATCAATATCCTGCCAGCCCTTTTCGAGGACGAGGTCAAGGCGGTCATCGAATTGGCCTCGTTCGAGGAATTCAACGAGACGCACCACAGTTTCCTCAGCCAGCTCATGGAAACGGTCGGCATCGTGCTCAACACGATCGCCGCGACGATGCGGACCGAGGAATTGCTCAAGGAATCGCAGCTCCTCACCCAGGAACTGCAGGCCCGTCAGACCGAACTCACCCGCAAGCAGGAAGAGCTCCACGCGACGAACGAAGAGCTCCAGGAAAAAGCGCAGCTTCTCGAGAACGAAAAGCGGCAGGTCGAAGCCAAGAATTTCGAGATCGACATGGCTCGTCGGGCGATCGAGGAGAAAGCCGAGCAGCTGTCTCTGACCTCGAAGTACAAGTCGGAATTCCTCGCCAACATGAGCCACGAGCTGCGCACGCCGCTGAACTCGCTGCTCATCCTGTCGAAGCTCCTCGCCGACAACCAGCAGGGCAACCTCAACGAGAAGCAGACCGAGTTTGCCCGCACGATCCACGGCGCCGGTACAGACCTGCTCAACCTGATCAACGACATCCTCGACCTTTCGAAGATCGAGTCCGGAACGGTCTCGATCGATCTGGGCGATATGCCGATGGCGGCCCTGAAGCAGCACATGGAACGAACCTTCCGTCAGATGGCCACGGAAAAGCAGTTGGCATTCAAGGTGGACTTCGCGGACGATCTCCCCACCGCAATCCGCACCGACGAAAAGCGCTTGCAGCAGGTCGTACTCAACCTTCTCTCCAACGCGTTCAAGTTCACCGCTCATGGCGGCGTCACGTTGGTGGTCCGTACCGCCACCCATGGCTGGAGCGAGGCGCACCCGGTGCTGCGCGACGCGGAGATGGCAATCGAAATTGCCGTCAGCGATACCGGTATCGGCATTCCCGAAGACAAGCAGAAGCTGATTTTCGAGGCCTTCCAACAGGCCGATGGAACGACGAGCCGTAAATACGGCGGCACGGGTCTGGGCCTCTCGATCAGCCGCGAAATCGCCAGGCTGCTTGGCGGCGAGCTCAAAGTTCATTCCGAACCCAACCAGGGCTCGACCTTCACACTTTACGTGCCGCTCCAATCGGTAGGGCTGCCGGTAGCCATGCCCATCGTGCAGATTTCGGACACTGCCGAGGCCTCCACCGGCAGTTACGTGATATCGGACGATCGCGACGAGCTAGACGGCGATCCCTTTGTGCTAATCGTCGAAGATGATCCCACCTTTGCCGGCGTGCTCCTCGAGATCGCTCATTCGGCGGGCCTGAAAGGCGTCATCTCGACCGCCGGGTCAGGGACCCTGACAATGGTGCGCAAGCTTAAGCCGTCGGCCGTAACGCTCGATCTCGGTCTTTCCGATATCGACGGCTTTGTCCTGCTCGATTTGCTTCGGCACGAGCCCGACGTCGCTCACATTCCGGTCCATGTCATATCGGGCGCAGAACAGGCCGCCCACGCGCTCAATATCGGCGCGACAGGCGTTACCGAAAAGCCAGCCGATCAAGCCAAGCTCCTCGCGCTGTTCCAATCGATCATGGAGGCGGCGCGCCTGGGAACGAAGACCGCTCGCCCGGCCACGCGCAAGGCGTCATCCAAGAACCGGCGCAATGTCGTTCGCGAGCTCGCCGGTAGCCGGATCCTCATCGTCGACGATGACATCCGTAATATCTATTCGCTCACGAGCGTTCTGGAGGCGCACAACGTCGAGGTGCTGCATGCCGAACGAGGGGCGGCAGGGATCCAGATTCTGGAAACGCGCCGAGACATCGACATCGCGCTCATCGATATCATGATGCCCGAGATGGATGGCTACGAAACGATGCGCAAAATTCGGTCGATGCCGTCGATCGCCGAGACGCCGCTCGTCGCCGTTACGGCCAAAGCCATGAAAGGCGATCGCCAGAAGTGCCTGGATGCGGGCGCGTCCGATTACATCGCGAAGCCCGTAGATATCGATTTGTTGCTCGCGCTGCTGCGCGTCTGGATCGGCAGGGCGAGGAGCACGAAGGATATGATCGTCGCTACGGTGATCGAGGCAGCCTGA